A single genomic interval of uncultured Pseudodesulfovibrio sp. harbors:
- the map gene encoding type I methionyl aminopeptidase — protein MKKFRGVFLKNEKEIGLIREANRIVSRILDELGENVKPGVSTMFFEDICQARCKELNVRPAFMGYGGFPYALCCSVNEEIVHGFPSKDRILQEGDIVSFDMGVVYKGFYGDSARTFAVGQVSPEAQKLMDVTRESLHIGIEQAVPGNNLYDISAAIQSYVEGFGFGIVRRFVGHGIGSHLHEKPEIPNFVPKGMTGVPLKAGMVLAIEPMVTVGSYEVEILDDKWTAVTKDRGLSAHFEHTIAVTSDGPRILSLSD, from the coding sequence TTGAAGAAATTCAGGGGAGTCTTCCTTAAGAATGAAAAAGAGATTGGCCTCATTCGTGAGGCCAATCGTATTGTTTCCCGAATCCTTGATGAACTGGGAGAAAACGTCAAACCCGGCGTTTCAACCATGTTTTTCGAGGATATATGTCAGGCGCGTTGCAAGGAATTGAACGTTCGTCCGGCATTCATGGGGTATGGCGGTTTTCCCTATGCCCTGTGTTGTTCTGTGAATGAAGAGATTGTGCACGGCTTTCCTTCCAAGGATCGTATTCTTCAAGAAGGAGACATCGTCAGTTTTGACATGGGTGTCGTGTACAAGGGGTTCTATGGCGATTCTGCTCGCACCTTTGCGGTAGGGCAGGTTTCCCCTGAGGCGCAGAAACTCATGGACGTGACCCGTGAATCTCTTCACATTGGTATCGAACAGGCCGTCCCCGGCAACAACTTGTATGACATCTCCGCGGCAATCCAGTCATACGTTGAAGGGTTCGGCTTCGGTATAGTTCGTCGATTTGTCGGACATGGGATCGGAAGTCATCTCCATGAGAAGCCTGAGATCCCCAACTTCGTCCCCAAGGGCATGACCGGCGTTCCTCTCAAAGCCGGGATGGTGCTTGCCATTGAGCCGATGGTCACGGTTGGGAGTTACGAAGTTGAGATTCTGGACGACAAATGGACTGCGGTGACCAAGGACAGAGGCTTGTCCGCTCACTTTGAGCACACCATTGCAGTCACAAGCGACGGACCGAGGATACTAAGTCTGTCCGACTAG
- the rpmJ gene encoding 50S ribosomal protein L36, which produces MKVRPSVKKMCSKCKVIRRNGVLRVICENPRHKQRQG; this is translated from the coding sequence ATGAAAGTCAGACCTTCTGTTAAGAAAATGTGTTCCAAGTGCAAAGTAATCAGGCGCAACGGTGTGCTGCGGGTAATCTGTGAGAATCCGCGTCACAAACAGCGTCAAGGATAA
- the rpsM gene encoding 30S ribosomal protein S13 → MARIAGVDLPRNKRMDIALTYIYGIGRTMALQILDATNVDWKTNSDNLTAEEVNVIRTEIENNYKVEGDLRREITTNIKRLMDIGCYRGLRHRRGLPVRGQKSKTNARTRKGPRRSVMGRKKK, encoded by the coding sequence ATGGCACGTATAGCTGGTGTAGATCTGCCGAGAAACAAGCGCATGGACATTGCGCTGACCTACATTTACGGCATCGGCCGGACCATGGCCCTGCAGATTCTCGATGCCACGAATGTTGACTGGAAGACGAACAGTGACAACCTCACTGCCGAAGAAGTCAACGTTATTCGTACCGAGATTGAAAACAACTACAAGGTTGAGGGTGATCTCCGTCGTGAAATCACCACCAATATCAAGCGTCTGATGGACATCGGCTGCTACCGCGGCCTGCGTCATCGTCGCGGTCTTCCCGTTCGCGGGCAGAAATCCAAGACCAATGCTCGCACCCGCAAGGGTCCCCGTCGCTCTGTGATGGGTCGCAAGAAGAAGTAG
- the rpsK gene encoding 30S ribosomal protein S11 has translation MARPRRAGKKKEKKNIPVGIAHVKATFNNTIVTFTDVKGNVVSWASAGAHFKGSRKSTPFAAQMAAESAAKRAQDSGMRTVGIYVKGPGSGREAAMRAINNAGFKVTFIRDITPIPHNGCRPPKRRRV, from the coding sequence ATGGCTAGACCTCGTCGAGCTGGGAAGAAAAAAGAGAAAAAGAACATTCCCGTAGGCATCGCTCACGTCAAGGCCACGTTCAATAATACGATCGTGACCTTCACTGATGTCAAAGGTAATGTTGTCAGCTGGGCTTCCGCCGGCGCCCATTTCAAGGGTTCCCGCAAGTCCACTCCTTTTGCGGCACAGATGGCTGCCGAATCCGCCGCCAAGCGCGCTCAGGATTCCGGTATGCGTACTGTCGGCATCTACGTCAAGGGACCTGGTTCCGGACGTGAGGCCGCTATGCGTGCTATCAACAACGCTGGTTTCAAGGTGACCTTCATCAGGGATATCACACCGATTCCCCACAATGGCTGCCGTCCGCCGAAACGCCGCAGGGTTTAA
- the rpsD gene encoding 30S ribosomal protein S4, translating into MARYTQAKCKLCRREGTKLFLKGDRCYTDKCAYEKRPYPPGHSGRMRHKMSDYAIQLREKQKVRRMYGVLEGQFRDYYHRADGMKGVTGHNLLMLLERRLDNVIYRLGFANSRDQARQLVRHGIFMMNGRRVNIPSMQVKPEDVITVREEARKIPVINEAQEVIARRGCPEWLESDGANFKGTVKAMPSREDIQFPINEQLIVELYSK; encoded by the coding sequence GTGGCAAGATATACTCAAGCAAAATGCAAGCTGTGCCGCCGCGAAGGAACCAAGCTGTTCCTCAAGGGCGATCGCTGCTACACTGATAAATGCGCTTACGAAAAGCGTCCGTACCCTCCGGGACACTCCGGTCGCATGCGTCACAAGATGAGCGACTACGCCATCCAGCTTCGTGAGAAGCAGAAAGTTCGTCGCATGTACGGCGTTCTGGAAGGCCAGTTCCGTGATTACTACCATCGTGCAGACGGCATGAAGGGTGTCACAGGTCACAACCTGCTGATGCTCCTCGAACGCCGACTTGACAACGTCATCTACCGCCTTGGATTTGCCAACTCCCGCGACCAGGCTCGCCAGTTGGTACGTCACGGCATTTTCATGATGAATGGCCGCCGCGTGAACATTCCGTCCATGCAGGTCAAGCCTGAAGACGTCATCACCGTTCGCGAGGAAGCCCGCAAGATTCCCGTGATCAACGAAGCTCAGGAAGTTATCGCTCGTCGCGGTTGCCCCGAGTGGCTCGAATCCGACGGTGCCAACTTCAAGGGCACGGTTAAGGCCATGCCGAGCCGGGAAGACATCCAGTTCCCGATCAACGAGCAGCTCATTGTCGAATTGTACTCCAAGTAA
- a CDS encoding DNA-directed RNA polymerase subunit alpha has protein sequence MLIENGDKLINTRNWSELVKPEKLVRDAKSSENYGKFICEPLERGYATTIGNAMRRVLLSSMQGCAIVAASIEGVQHEFTTMPGVLEDMTEVVLNLKQVRIAMTTDEPQRLVIEANKKGQVTAGMIQENQNIKVLNTDQLIATLTEDRPLKMEIEVRMGKGYVPADMHEGLDDEIGSIILDASYSPVKKVAYSVEQARVGQMTNYDKLILEVWTDGSVSPEDACAYSAKILKDQLSVFINFDELSSETAEEEDDPIDLNPNLFKSIDELELSVRATNCLKAANIQLVGELVQRTEQAMLKTKNFGRKSLDEIRRVLDGMALKFGMTVEDFDKKYQEWLKRKEKNEA, from the coding sequence ATGCTTATTGAGAACGGCGACAAACTCATCAACACCCGCAACTGGAGCGAACTGGTCAAGCCCGAGAAACTCGTGCGCGACGCCAAGTCCTCCGAGAACTACGGCAAGTTCATCTGTGAACCCCTTGAGCGCGGCTACGCCACCACCATCGGCAATGCCATGCGTCGGGTGCTTTTGTCCTCCATGCAGGGCTGTGCCATTGTTGCTGCCTCCATTGAGGGCGTGCAGCACGAGTTCACGACCATGCCGGGTGTTCTCGAAGACATGACTGAGGTCGTGCTGAACCTCAAGCAGGTGCGTATTGCCATGACCACTGATGAGCCGCAGAGGCTCGTCATCGAGGCCAACAAGAAAGGCCAGGTCACGGCAGGCATGATTCAGGAAAATCAGAACATCAAGGTTCTGAATACCGATCAGCTCATTGCCACTCTGACTGAGGATCGCCCCCTGAAGATGGAGATTGAAGTACGCATGGGCAAGGGCTACGTTCCTGCCGACATGCACGAAGGCCTGGACGATGAGATTGGTTCCATCATTTTGGATGCCAGCTACTCTCCCGTCAAGAAGGTCGCGTACTCCGTCGAGCAGGCTCGTGTTGGCCAGATGACTAACTACGATAAACTCATCCTTGAGGTGTGGACAGACGGTTCCGTGTCACCCGAGGATGCCTGTGCATACAGTGCCAAGATCCTGAAGGATCAACTGTCCGTGTTCATCAACTTTGATGAACTTTCCTCCGAAACCGCTGAGGAAGAGGACGATCCGATCGATCTGAACCCGAATCTCTTCAAGAGCATTGATGAACTCGAACTTTCCGTTCGTGCCACCAACTGCCTGAAGGCCGCCAACATTCAGCTTGTTGGTGAACTGGTTCAGCGTACCGAGCAGGCCATGCTCAAGACCAAGAACTTCGGTCGTAAATCTCTTGATGAGATTCGCCGGGTGCTTGACGGTATGGCTCTGAAATTCGGTATGACCGTTGAGGATTTTGACAAGAAATACCAGGAATGGTTGAAGAGGAAAGAGAAAAATGAGGCATAG
- the rplQ gene encoding 50S ribosomal protein L17, whose translation MRHRKSGRKLNRSNTHRAAMFKNMARALLTYEQIRTTEAKAKELRRVVDKLITLALRNDLHTRRQAYKVLGSHQMVQRLFDEIGPRFEAGKGGYTRIVKLAQPRKGDCAPMVIIELTKKAEVAPAKEETKAEESKSED comes from the coding sequence ATGAGGCATAGAAAGTCCGGTCGCAAACTGAATCGGTCCAATACTCACCGTGCCGCCATGTTCAAGAATATGGCCCGCGCGCTCCTGACCTACGAGCAGATCCGCACAACCGAAGCCAAGGCCAAAGAGCTCCGTCGCGTTGTCGACAAGCTTATCACTCTGGCACTTCGCAACGATCTGCATACACGCCGCCAGGCCTACAAGGTTCTTGGCAGCCACCAGATGGTGCAGCGTCTGTTTGACGAAATCGGTCCTCGTTTCGAGGCTGGTAAGGGTGGTTACACCCGCATCGTCAAGTTGGCTCAGCCCCGCAAGGGCGATTGTGCTCCCATGGTCATCATTGAGCTGACCAAGAAAGCTGAAGTTGCTCCTGCGAAGGAAGAGACCAAAGCTGAAGAGTCCAAGAGCGAAGACTAG
- a CDS encoding selenium metabolism-associated LysR family transcriptional regulator: MDIRKLEAFCKVYELKSFSKAGEDMFLSQPTVSSHIANLEAELGVRLFDRLGRKVIPTQAGDVLYRSSVRVFENLEQAKASIEMLRDKVVGELVVGCSTVPSHTIMPNLLGRFSRRYPDVEFSIHTGDSSEVINRVAAGDWPIGIVGREPVSDELTSEVLFEDENVVVAAGTASWLPEGHVSVEDLVKLPWIMREKGSGTRQILEDILAAEGRTLQDLNVRCRVDSTSEAMAHTIAGVGMSMTSLLAAKPHIESGAVKRIDVPELAGKRDFYLIYHSGRHVFPALQAFVDFALQTDKEF, from the coding sequence ATGGATATTCGAAAACTCGAAGCTTTTTGCAAAGTCTATGAACTGAAGAGTTTTTCCAAGGCTGGTGAAGATATGTTTCTTTCACAGCCTACCGTGAGTTCTCATATCGCCAATCTTGAGGCTGAACTTGGTGTCAGGCTTTTTGATCGCCTCGGGCGCAAGGTCATTCCCACGCAGGCCGGGGATGTATTGTATCGCAGTTCTGTGCGTGTTTTCGAGAATCTTGAACAGGCCAAGGCGTCTATCGAAATGCTTCGGGACAAGGTCGTCGGTGAGCTTGTTGTCGGGTGCAGTACTGTGCCTTCTCATACCATTATGCCCAATCTTCTCGGAAGGTTTTCCAGGCGCTATCCTGATGTCGAGTTTTCCATTCATACCGGCGATTCTTCAGAAGTGATCAACCGTGTTGCCGCAGGTGATTGGCCCATCGGTATAGTGGGGCGCGAGCCGGTGTCTGATGAGTTGACCTCTGAGGTTCTTTTTGAAGATGAGAATGTCGTTGTCGCAGCCGGTACGGCTTCCTGGTTGCCAGAGGGGCATGTCAGTGTTGAGGATTTGGTCAAGTTGCCGTGGATCATGCGGGAAAAAGGATCAGGCACGCGGCAGATCCTAGAAGACATCCTTGCCGCTGAAGGCCGGACGTTACAAGATCTCAACGTCAGGTGTCGGGTGGACAGCACCAGTGAAGCCATGGCGCATACAATCGCCGGTGTCGGGATGAGCATGACGTCGCTGCTCGCTGCAAAGCCGCACATCGAGAGTGGGGCTGTAAAGCGGATTGATGTTCCTGAATTGGCGGGAAAGCGCGATTTTTATCTTATATACCACAGTGGCAGGCATGTTTTTCCTGCTTTACAAGCGTTTGTGGATTTCGCGCTACAGACTGATAAGGAATTTTAA
- a CDS encoding menaquinone biosynthesis protein, producing the protein MTIRLGKIGYLNVLPIYHPLENDRIENDFSIVSGPPSELNRRMDAGKLDLSASSSIEYARHPKKYYLIPDIAIGSCGPVQSVLLLSRTPVKELAGETILVSSQTHTSAALLRVLLAQLWKVKTEFVSGDATSQLEQGKRPSAILAIGDEALNLRYHPDYPHRIDLGEAWRELTGLPFIFGVWIVQKPCFDSQPDRMRRACETLIAAKQWGTDNIADMCSLASDGSCLSEQEMCSYFDGLVYDLGDKEKDGLKLFYQHLTDHGIIKAVPPLNFIP; encoded by the coding sequence ATGACCATTCGACTAGGAAAAATCGGGTATCTCAATGTCCTTCCGATCTATCACCCATTGGAAAACGACCGCATCGAAAACGATTTCTCCATCGTCTCCGGCCCGCCGTCCGAACTGAACCGCAGGATGGATGCCGGGAAGCTGGACCTTTCCGCGTCATCAAGCATCGAGTATGCGCGACACCCGAAAAAGTATTACCTCATCCCGGATATCGCCATCGGCAGTTGCGGTCCTGTCCAGAGTGTTCTCCTGCTCAGCCGCACTCCGGTCAAGGAGTTGGCGGGCGAGACCATTCTTGTCAGTTCGCAGACGCATACTTCGGCCGCGCTTCTGCGAGTCCTGCTCGCCCAACTGTGGAAAGTCAAAACCGAATTCGTTTCAGGCGACGCCACGTCACAACTGGAACAGGGAAAGCGCCCTTCGGCTATACTTGCCATCGGCGACGAAGCACTGAACCTCCGCTATCATCCCGACTATCCGCACAGAATTGATCTGGGCGAAGCGTGGCGTGAATTGACAGGCCTGCCCTTCATCTTCGGCGTCTGGATCGTGCAGAAACCCTGTTTTGACAGCCAGCCGGACCGCATGCGCCGTGCGTGCGAAACCCTTATTGCCGCAAAGCAATGGGGCACCGACAATATCGCCGACATGTGCTCTCTGGCTTCGGACGGAAGTTGCCTGAGTGAACAGGAAATGTGTTCGTACTTCGACGGTCTGGTGTACGATTTGGGAGACAAGGAAAAGGACGGTTTGAAACTTTTCTATCAGCATCTGACGGATCACGGAATTATCAAAGCTGTTCCGCCACTCAACTTCATCCCATAA
- the mqnC gene encoding cyclic dehypoxanthinyl futalosine synthase, whose amino-acid sequence MTLETIYAKILDGGRIDFEEARRLYLEADFHDLGQLAHQVRLKKHPEPVVTYVVDRNINYSNVCVCCCKFCAFYKEPGQEGEYVLSYEEIGEKIQETLDLGGTQILMQGGHHPDLPLTWYEDMLRYIKANYKVHIHAFSPPEVVFWSEKEGIPVSEVVARLKAAGLDSIPGGGAEILVDAVRSEVAPNKCPSGQWLGVMEEAHSQGLRTTATMMFGHRETPEQRLEHLFAVRETQDRTGGFTAFIPWTFQPDHTELPDCRKLTSIEYLRTLAVSRLVLDNVDNIQVSWVTMGPKIAQLALYFGGNDFGSTMIEENVVKAAGVKFRLSREEIHRLVEAAGFTPKQRTMDYRIMGESA is encoded by the coding sequence ATTTACGCAAAAATTCTCGATGGCGGGCGAATCGACTTTGAGGAAGCCCGACGCCTGTATCTAGAAGCTGATTTTCACGATCTCGGCCAATTGGCGCATCAAGTCCGTCTGAAAAAGCACCCGGAACCGGTCGTGACGTACGTCGTGGACCGCAATATCAACTATTCCAACGTCTGTGTCTGCTGCTGCAAGTTCTGCGCGTTCTACAAGGAACCGGGGCAGGAAGGTGAATACGTTCTCTCCTACGAAGAGATCGGGGAAAAAATTCAGGAAACACTCGACCTCGGCGGCACCCAGATTCTCATGCAGGGTGGGCATCACCCCGATCTGCCGCTTACGTGGTATGAGGACATGCTCCGGTACATCAAGGCCAATTACAAGGTCCACATCCACGCCTTTTCCCCGCCCGAGGTCGTCTTCTGGAGTGAAAAGGAAGGCATCCCGGTCTCGGAAGTCGTCGCACGGCTCAAAGCCGCGGGCCTTGATTCCATTCCAGGCGGCGGCGCTGAAATCCTCGTGGATGCGGTCCGCTCCGAAGTAGCGCCCAACAAATGTCCCAGCGGCCAATGGCTCGGCGTTATGGAAGAGGCTCACTCTCAGGGACTCCGCACGACAGCCACCATGATGTTCGGTCACCGCGAAACCCCGGAACAACGCCTTGAGCATCTGTTCGCAGTCCGCGAAACACAGGACCGCACCGGCGGCTTCACCGCTTTCATTCCGTGGACCTTTCAACCGGATCACACGGAACTGCCGGACTGCCGCAAACTGACGAGTATCGAATACCTCCGCACACTGGCCGTCTCGCGCCTTGTGCTCGACAACGTGGACAACATTCAGGTGTCTTGGGTCACCATGGGGCCGAAAATCGCGCAGCTTGCCCTTTATTTCGGCGGCAACGACTTCGGTTCCACCATGATCGAAGAAAACGTGGTCAAGGCGGCGGGCGTGAAATTCCGCCTCTCCCGTGAAGAGATACACCGACTGGTCGAAGCCGCAGGTTTCACTCCGAAGCAGCGGACCATGGACTATCGAATCATGGGAGAAAGCGCATGA